A genomic region of Drosophila kikkawai strain 14028-0561.14 chromosome X, DkikHiC1v2, whole genome shotgun sequence contains the following coding sequences:
- the LOC138929210 gene encoding uncharacterized protein, giving the protein MGAKQQKKKVVKKSLASIIKKATIELRKNKPLDILNAVKVARSAVSKSMGSTSKRAATSISSNNSSSNSSIMNRFTTTTTSSTSSTSSTSSTDSNTASSSNSSASSNSTASNLPTGVTQEDIDALLRDIEEDPQMQAFNACRVKRKLTFHKLPMNIPFHIYSARRVTGRELDDEGGDGETTELNDEGGDEETTELDDEGGDGETTELNYEGGDEETTELNNEGGDKGATDQAGEGCDFEVE; this is encoded by the exons atgggagcaaagcaacagaaaaagaaagtggtgaaaaaatctcttgcatcaattatcaaaaaggcaaccatCGAATTGCGAAAGAATAAGCCACtcgacatattgaatgctgttaaagtggcacgcagtgcagtatcgaaatcaatgggat cgaCCAGCAAGCGAGcagccaccagcatcagcagcaacaacagcagcagcaacagcagcatcatgaaccgtttcaccaccaccaccaccagctctaccagctccaccagctctaccagctccaccgacTCCAACACCGCATCTAGCTCCAACTCATCCGCCTCATCCAACTCAACCGCCTCCAACCTCCCCACTGGGGTCACGCAGGAGGACATCGATGCCCTTTTGAGGGATATTGAGGAAGACCCTCAGATGCAGGCCTTCAACGCCTGCAGAGTGAAAAGGAAGTTAACTTTTCACAAGCTGCCGATGAATATTccgtttcatatttattcggcCAGGCGGGTGACGGGAAG AGAATTGGatgatgaaggtggtgatggagagaccacggaattgaatgatgaaggtggtgatgAAGAGACCACGGAACTGGatgatgaaggtggtgatgGAGAGACCACGGAATTGAATTATGAAGGTGGTGATGAAGAGACCACGGAATTGAATAATGAAGGTGGTGATAAAGGTGCTACAGATCAAGCCGGTGAGGGCTGTGATTTTGAAGTAGAATGA